The stretch of DNA AGGAGCTCCGGTCAAAGATGAAATCTCTTTCCATTAATCTTTTAAATCTTATGTAAATCTTCATGTCTGACACCCTCCAGTCAAATTCTCACAATTTGCATGATTCAAGGCTGAATGCTTTCACATTCAAAACATTCTCTGGTTTCAGTTCTACAAGTAACAAGACAGTGAAGCAGAGTGACAATTAAAAGCTTCTTTAATCATTCATAAGTCCACATGTTCAAACAGCTTTAGAGCACTGCTACGCTCACTAGTTTTAGTTTTTTTCAGAAATATTCAGCAGGAGTCAGTGCTCTGTCCTCTGTACTAAAATGTGAAAACAAGTGAAGGATTACACTTCTTTTTAAACACCACATTGTTGTCCTTGTGTTCAGCGGCTGATGCAAATGTTTTCATGCAGACTTCAGGTCAGTCTTGGCAAATCAAGGACGAAAAAAATAAATTCACCACAACGAgtcagaaaataaaaggtttccgCAAAGAATCCCCTGCCGAAGACTCATGTTGCATTACAGCTGCATCCAAACACTGAAGATTCCTGGGGAACGATCACAGATTAAACACCGGGGGTCTGTAGTGACCGGATGCTCTCTTCACCTTTGACTTCTTTCTGTTCTCCTTGGTGATGGGGATGAGGACCACACCCACCACAAAAACCATCAGCCCAATGGACAGCATGGCCGGTCCCAGGATGTTGGTGACCTTCTTGCAGTGGCCGGCGAAGTACAGGCCGCTGATGATGATGCCACAGGCCAGGAAGCTCCCTCCGGTGGACATGAAGTGAATGGGGAACCAGTAAACTTCACCCCTGCTGCGGGGCGTCTCCGTGGTCCAGATGGACTCCCGGGACAAGGTGAACACAGTGCTGGCTGTGTGGCTCGGGGGTGTCAGCTGATCCCGGGACTGGGAGAGCGTGCACTCCCCCAGGGGGATGTTCTCTGGGCTGCCTGGCATGACCTCCTGGCTGAGTCTGTGGAAGTCACGAGGAGCAAAATCAATCGGAGGGGAAAATGTTTCCAAAACAGAAAAACCAGACCAAAATCCAAACTCTCTGTTCAAAAATGAAAGACAATCATGCTGCATTTATTAGAATTTCTATGATGTGTAGTTTATTTCTAATTAACGGCCCTTAATAGCTAGTAAGTTAATAGTTAATAATAATATAAGTTAATAGCTTTTGGGTTGAACATGTGATGTCATGTCTAATGCACAGATATTgtttccagaaatgtttttcaccTTTAGGTGTTTAATAATTTAAACTAATTGAtgaaaaataacaataattaaacatttttttattttcagtggGTACCTTTTGTCTCTCATGTTTCTGTTTTTTCcagttaaaacacattttagtGAGTTTTgttc from Nothobranchius furzeri strain GRZ-AD chromosome 5, NfurGRZ-RIMD1, whole genome shotgun sequence encodes:
- the LOC107378619 gene encoding phosphoinositide-interacting protein, translated to MPGSPENIPLGECTLSQSRDQLTPPSHTASTVFTLSRESIWTTETPRSRGEVYWFPIHFMSTGGSFLACGIIISGLYFAGHCKKVTNILGPAMLSIGLMVFVVGVVLIPITKENRKKSKVKRASGHYRPPVFNL